One Nicotiana tomentosiformis chromosome 4, ASM39032v3, whole genome shotgun sequence genomic window carries:
- the LOC138910181 gene encoding uncharacterized protein, translated as MSVTDYEARFPKLSRHALMILPDDTERVRRFIVGSHYGIQVTMAREVQMGTPYEQVVEIARRIDGILQQGREQTPRDKRFLFFGGFNGAPSGGRGQFARGQSSRPTYPAPPPPRGAPVRPYFSAILKSSYHPSAIQGSSSGSSGPQSQTQGQTSSAPRSCYECGDLGHVRRFCPRLWGMAVQQGYQPMIIEPVIEPAVRPPKDGGQVSKGRPRGGGQSGGAPARLYAFPARPDAIASDAVITCIISVCGRDALVLFDLGSTYSYVSSLFTHFLGVPHKSLGTPVYVSTQVGDSIVVDQIYRSCIMTLCGYVTIVDLLLLDMNDFELILGMDWLSRYHAVLD; from the coding sequence ATGtctgtgaccgactatgaggcaagattccctaagttgtctcgccatgcacttatgatactccccgaCGATACAGAAagagtgcggaggtttattgTGGGTTCACACTATGGTATCCAggtcactatggcccgagaggttcagatggggactccttacgagcaggttgtggagatagctcggaggattgatgGTATTCTTCAGCAGGGCCGAGAGCAGACGCCGAGGGACAAGcgatttttattttttgggggGTTCaatggtgctccgtctgggggcagaggtcaatttgcgaggggtcagtctagcaggcccacatatccagcaccgccccctcctcggggtgctccagtgcggccctatttcagtgccattctAAAGAGCTCCTACCATCCAtcggctattcagggttcctccagtgggagTTCAGGTCCCCAGAGTCAGACTCAGGGTCAGACATCTTCCGCACCAagaagttgttacgagtgcggggatcttggtcatgtgaggagattttgccccaggctttggggCATGGCAGTACAACAGGGTTATCAGCCTATGATTATAGAACCAGTTATTGAACCAGCCGTCCGGCCGCCCAAAGATGGAGGGCAGGTTAGTaagggccgtcctagaggtggaggccagtcaggtggtgctccagctaggttgtatgcttttccagccagaccagatgcaatagcttcagatgccgtgatcacatgtattatttctgtctgcggtagggatgctttagTACTATTTGAcctagggtctacatattcatatgtttcatctctgtttacTCATTTTCTAGGCGTTCCTCAcaagtccttgggtactcctgtatatgtgtccacgcaagtgggcgattctattgttgtggatcagatTTACCGGTCCTGTATCATGACTTTATGTGGTTATGTGACTATAgtggatcttctgttgctcgatatgaaCGACTTTGAGctcatcttgggcatggactggttgtctcggTACCATGCCGTCCTTGATTga